The genomic interval ctatacctgtggaataatgtccagggtgggagaaaggacccttgtctgtttgaagtaagtgtgaatgttgccattagcaaacttgaatagcattgagtagtcaTGAAATTGCAATCAGTaaaggtatctgcatagagattgtgaagcaagtggagtgtatatatatccgtggaataatgtccagggtgggagaaaggacacttatctgtttgaagcaagtgtgactgttgcaattagcaagcttgagtagcattgaatagccatgaggctgcaaagtcaatcagtgaaggtatctgcatagagacagtgaagcaagtggagtgtatatatatccgtggaataatgtccagggtgggagaaaggacccttgtctgtttgaagcgtgaacgttgcaattaccaaacttgaatagcattgagtagccttgaagctgcaaagtcaatcagtgatgctatttgcatagaggtagccttgcctctgttgcctggaggcatcctctgtctGGGAGGTGTTCATTTGCACTTGATTGTTTACTATGTGGAGTTCCCCTGTACCTTTTGGACACTTCCCAGTATCCCCAGTGGCCACACAGGCTGAGCAAAATGAATAAAACTACAGAAagtgaacagcaattccatacaaaagcacaacactaatatcTATAGAAGAACGTGTCCATCCAGCAAGTGTCAAATGTCTGGATGGATCCCAAGGCAGGCAAAAGATATATAGAAGGATTTGAAATGATGGGTCCGTGTGTGTGAGTTATTGTTTCTGTGAATGGGATCTGCAGGTCGTCCAAGAAGCCGCCGTAGAGAAGCCGAAGAAATACGCGATCAAGCCGCCGCGGGATCTGAACAGCAAATACGAGCAGCAGGAAGCGGATAAAATCGTGGCCACGGCGAAGGCAGCGGAGgacaagaagaggaaggaggaggaggacaaaatAGCCGTGAGTGCAGGTCGAAGGTGACCCACATGTTCACGCCCCCCAGGAGATTCCGGCCAAAGcaaacggtggccggccctccgGACCTGGAGCTTCTCCCTCCTTCATAACTTGTACCATTTTGAGTCAGTTCTGGTATTGCTCGGCCTCGGCCACACAGAAGGATGGAAAGTGTGCCGTTTTGGCAAGCGTTTTCCGTACTTTCTCAGTTATTTGAGCCACTAATGCAGCCGTGGGGAGGATTCAACTCCATGACTTTTATTTGGTTCTGCTTCCGGGATGGGAAAAGCCCGATCCTTCAACCAATGCAAACATGGACCCCAAAGCTTCCTAAGAGTCAATAATATTTCATGGGATATTTTAATGAATATTAGGAAGCTCCAGGCAGCATTCGTAGCAATTTATCAGGGAGTCAAAATGACACCGAATATGTTGTGTGtcataacaacatcatcatcatcaacaacaacaacaacaacagcaacacttcatttatattccaccctatctccccaaggtacACATActcggcaaatattcaatgccgtttggacagagaggacagaacagaacggcattcaatgccattatcagatgTATCACATATCACATCAAGTCCTTCTTGATGGtggtacttcctcatgttcttcacACGTCGCTGGCAGTTTTAcgatgtcataaattaagttaaattagcctccctgcattaagtggtacctagaattctctacttacagacacagctgtttttgagctgctcaggtgggcagcaagctaggctattaatggttgggagctcaaccccgacctgggcttcaaaccaacaacctctcagtcagtggtgatttattgctgctggctactaaccagctgcgccacagcccggcccttctaACTTCTAATTGCCATCACTTCTAATTGCCATTTTAGCTTATTTTTGGCCAACATTTTGTAAGGAGATTTGGAAAGAGagtttggaaaaaccaaactgccTCATTTTTCaagtaatgtaatgtaaacttttattacagtcaatgaccagctcatatcaagggcacccagtcccatacatccatatgaaatccgagaggttatatacttcagaattaataaaactcctataaaactaaatcattgacaaaatttaaaatctaggctaaaaacttcaacattaataaaaaccattataaaattgaatcattgacagaatttaaaatctaggctgaagattATATACCAGTACCATTAAGACCCAACTCAACTCACAGTTTGGACAAGTGTCAGGCAAACCAGGCTAAAATATTCACCAAGAGGCCTGGGAGCTTTGAGAGTCTCACTTAGGGGTCCCATGGGTCACACTTTGCCTTCCTTTGTCATGAAAGCTGTGGGACCATCGGCGAGAAGGAGAACCCAAATTGTTGTGTTGCAATCACACGCTTGCAATCTCGTTCTGGTTCCTTCTTTGGTCTGCAGGAAGCCCAGAAGCCCAGTCCGGACACTCTGTACGGCCTCCGGGTCCACGCTTGGGTCCTGGTCCTTTCGGGCAAGCGGGAAGTCCCCGAAAGTTTCTTCATTGACCCCTTCACCGGGAAGAGCTACCCCACCACCGATGACCACTTCCTGGGCATCGAGAGCGTCTGGAACCACAAGAATTACTGGATCAACATGCAAGACTGCTGGAACGCTTGCAGGGTGCGTTGGTTGCtgggagaatattattattattattattattattattattattattattattattattattattatatgacacagcaaacaagatagatatgctggattttgggtTCAATTGAACAATTCTAGAGATGCAATGGGCATCTCTTGGGTGCTGTCACCCAAATCAGGAGGGAAATAGTTGACTTATTGTAAGTCCTCAAGTGATGCTCAGGTTGCTTTGGAGAAGGTCTTTCTCCATTCTCTTGACTCTGATCAAAGTCAAGTGATCTCGGAAGTAACATGTGGACCTATGGTTTGATTTGGCCCAGAAACTCTTGGTAGGTCCTTCAAGAGCGGATGACTCTGTCCATTGATGTTTTTCTAGGACCTCCAATTCGACCTCGGTGACCCGGTGCGCTGGGAATTCATGCTGTTGGGTGCCGACAAGCCTCTCCTGTCGGTGCCGGACGTGGACGAGGAAGAAGAAATGGGGGACGACGAAATAGAAATGCTGGTAGGTCACCCAAGCCTCTTCCTTGCATTTCAAAGCCATTATAGTAGGACTACTACGATGGTTGTTACCACTGCAGGGCATTTATACCACAAAACCCAGAGAAAGAAGGACAGCTCGGGCTTTTAAGACTAACCCAGACTGCACTcatctcttgtctgcttgaggcaagtctgaatgttgcaattggccaccttcattagctttgaatagccttgcagtttcaaagcctgactgcctcctgcctgggggaatcttttgttcacactttcctcaagcagagaagagttctttctcccaccctggacatcatttcacaggtatataaaccccacttgcctggtttccaacagacctcacaactcctgaggatgcctgccatagatgtgggtgaaatgtcaggagagaatgcttctggaatatggctgtacagcctagaaaactcacagcaacccagtattgtgtaagttttgattcttaagtttttggtgcaggCCAAACCCACATGTTGGATATTGCatcgtaagtacgaatttaaaCGAGGACTAATGATGCATCATTTTAGAGGAGACcttctgaaatcaatgggatacATTCAGCGTGGCCCTCTGAAGTCCCATGAAAGTCAGCTGTAAACATGATGGAGCCCGGTTCCAATCCCATAGTTTCCAAATCTTACCCATAGATTATCTGAATTCGGTTAAGGATCACCTTAGCCTTTTTCGCAGCTTCATCACACTGATGACTCAAGCCGAGAATGCTCATGCATACAGCCGCTATCTTATATATAAACTTTATTACAGTCTATGGACTCACAGCTGTTAAGTGGATAACATACAGGAGTTTACAAAACATTCATATCTCTGTGTTTGGTGGGGGATATTTGCTCAGGAATCAGAAAAGTTTCTCCCAACCCACAGTAATGCAAATCAAATATGCCTCGGCTCCATTTCTGGATGTTGCATAATAAAGATCCTGTTGCAGTAATAAAGATCCTGAAAGCTGTAGAGCCCTAACTATTTTGAATAATAGAATCTAAAACATAGGTTTAGAGTGGAGTCAGCTTTGTAACGGATCTGTCTCCTGGGTCTTATCAATAGCTTAAAGAAGAGGAGCCGAAGAGTTTTGACATGCCTGTTTCTTGGGTGCAGCCGATCCAGATATCTCTCAAAGGTACCTCTTTCCTTCCCTGGTCCCTCAGGCCTTCCTCACTGCCTTCAACTTGTATGTTTCCTTGCAAATGCACTTTAAGGGCATGATTTCCCACCACGAACTCAACATCTCTCCTGCACGGTCTCTACGTCCCTTGTCTTCAATCattcatccttttaaaaaaatgttatgtttGGGGGGAAGCTTTCAGGTTGTCTCTTAAGCAAGATTTACCTGACCAGATTCCTTTATTTCACACATGCGGATTGCTTTTTTTAAGTAACCGGTTTACCGAAACATATTGAACTGCTCTTATTTTTCGTGGTGTAGAATCCCATCCCTGTTCTTTCTGTGTTATTTCTATGCCTGGTGTCAAACTTTTGCTCAAAGAAGAAATGGCGCAGATCCAtctgctttgttaactgagatgtGCCTGTACTGGAAAGCATTTGACACCATTGAGGTGTCCTATACCAGAAACATTTGGTACAATTGAAATTCCCTGTATTAAAAAAGCATTTGACACAATCGAAGTGTCCTCCAATGTGTGTTCAATGGGAAACTGGTCAACTCGTGCTTGAAATAGATACAAATGAAGTCGATTAGGAAGATGTTGTAATCCACATGAAAGCTGAGGAATGGATCGTCTAAGTGTCTAACTATGTTGAAAGGCATTTGGCATAATTGAGATGTCCTATcctgaaaaagcatttgacacAACTGAAGTGTCCCACAATGTGTGTTCGATGGGACACTGGTCAACTCGTGCTCAAAATAGACACTAATGTGTCTAAGTATGTTGAAAGGCATTTGACATAATTTAAATGTCCTGTATTGAAAAGCATTTGACACCATTGACATGCCCTGTATTAAAACGCATTCAACACAATTTAAATGTCCCATATTGAAAAGCATTTCATACAATTGAAATGCTCTGTATTGAAAAATAATTTGACACCACTGAAGTGTCCTATATTGAAAAGCATTTGACTCAATTCACATGCCCTGGATTGAAAAGCATTCAACACAATGGAAGTGTCCAATATTGAAAAAGCGTTCGACACAATCGAAGTGCCCTATACATCCGAGGTGAGTAATCTGTTCTCTTCCAGAAGGTTTGGACACTCAGTCTATCCCTGTGATTGGAAACCAGTTGTTAGTTTTACTCACCGACTCTAGCCATTATGGACAATGACATCTGGAGGACCGTATGGGTTCCTTACTTTTGTTTCTGTGTGTTGTCACTAGAGTTTGAGACCCGGTGCCCACAGGGCAAGAAGGTGATCCAGTACAAGAATGCCAAGTTGGAGACGTGGTCTCCGTATCTGAACGCCAATGGATTGGTCACCCGGCTCACTGTCTATGAGGATCTCGACTGTAAGTAGGACCTGCATTTACATTGGTCTTGACGAGAGCATTCGCTCACCTGATGCTTGGTTTCCTTGGGTTTGGACCCAAAATCACTTTTGGTATCACAGCAGTCCAGCCACAAAATATGGCAATAACGATGAAGATTTGTGgtgaaatcatggtgaattctccagaAACCTCTTGTTCGGTTGCTAATCAATTCCTGTGTTAACTGTgtaccataggaaagggttaagggagaggcagtgggcggggtcatgcaaattaaggaaccctgggatgtccattctggaggaaaaacagaacatctaggatgagaTTGTGGGTATAGATGTGCCTAGATGTATGCAGCCAGAAGGTAATTTGATGCAGTATTTAAAAAGAGTTCTATTCGAGAAGCAAAGGTTGTATCCATAGCACCATCAGAAAGTAACATATTTGCTCTCTCGGTGACCTTCTTTCATTTCAAAATATTCCGAAGGCATTATCTCAAAGCAACAATAAATATGATCGAAATAAAATTAGCCGCATCGTTCACTTTAATCCCACCCTTTCGCCAAAAGGTACCAAAATTCTGGAAATCAAGGAGTGGTACAAGAACCGAGAAGACATGTTGAATATGAGAGAACTGAACAAGCGAACGGATTGGATAACGGAGTACTTCCTCCCTGGACACGCACACGGCCTCAAAGGTATCCAGGTGcagctacacagtagaattaacccagtttgactccactttaactgccacgactcaatgctatggaatcctgggcgttGTCGTTTGGCGAGGCAACATGGTTGAGAAGGCTGGAGATCTCTTCTGTCAACTGCTAGGattccatggccattaaagtggtgccaaactgcattaattctacagtgtaggcacACCTCCGgctcctctttccttttcccagCCCACGTCTACAAGACCATGGAGCTGGAGACGGAGCGGACAATGGAGTTCTACCACGAGACCAGGGTGGACGGTCTTGAGAAGCGGGTCGAGACGGCCACAGATATGACCGAATATTTTGTGGGACGCTCGGATTTCCTTTACTATAAGCACACGGAATTTGGCAAAAGGGGGAAGAAAGTcaccaccacggcgaccaccacGGACAGCAATGCTCGACCTGTTGTGGTAGGTCAGCTTCTTCTTTGGCATAATGTCACGTCTCCTTTTTACAATATCACATTGTTTTCTGCATAATGTCTTGTCTTCTTCTGTGTAATATCACATCTTCTTCTGCACAATGTGACGTCTTCTTTTGCATAATGTCATGTCTTCTGCACAATATCACATTTTCTTCTGCATGATGTCATGTCTTTTGCATAATATCATGTCTTCTTCTGCACAATATCATATCTTCTGCTATAATATCACATCTTCTGCACAATATCACATCATCTTCTGTACAACATCACATCTTCTTTTGCATAATATCGTGTCTTCTTCTGCACAATAGCACATCTTCTGCACAATATCACATCATCTTCTGTACAACATCACATCTTCTTTTGCATAATATCGTGTCTTCTTCTGCACAATAGCACATCTTCTGCACAATATCACATCATCTTCTGTACATCACATCTTCTTTTGCATAATATCGTGTCTTCTTCTGCACAATATCACATCCTCTTCTACATAATGTCACATCATCTTCTGCATAATATCACATCTTCTGCACAATAACACATATTTTGCTATGATATCACGTCTTCTGCACATCACATCTCCTTTTGCATAATATCCTATCTTCTTCTGCACAATATCATAATGTCACATAGTCTTCTGCACAATAAAACATCTTTTGCTATGATATCACATGTTCTGCACAATAACACATCTTTTGCTATGATATCACATCTTCTGCACAATATCTTGTCGTCTTCTGCACAATATCTTGTCGTCTTCTGCACAATATTACATCATCTGCATAATATCACATCTTCTGCACAATATCACGTCTTCTTCACAATATCACATCTTCTGCATAATatcacttcttcttcttcctcctcctcctcctcctcctcctcctcctcctcctcttcttcttcttcttcttcttcttcttcttcttcttctgcacaATATCACACCTTCTGCCCCCTCCACGTCTTCTTCCAGAAGATCACCGAACGCTTCCACAGGAATCCGAGCAAACCAGCCGACGAAGACGTGGCCGAACTCATCTTCTCCATCCTGGAGGAGAAGATCTACCTGACCTACCACCTCAAGAAGAACTACATCACTCCCTCGAAGCGGGAGTTCAGCAAACAGTCCGAGGTGGACAACAAGGGGAATAAGATCGTGATGACGCCCGACATGTGCATCAGCTACCAGGTCAGACCAACATCTGAGGACCGATGGTCAAGACGGTGTGACTGCCTCCAAAAAGTCCACTTTTATGGAATTAATACGAACCAAAAATAAtatcctccctccatccctccctcgaTTCCTCATCTATTCTTCCCTGGTTGCTTTGCTTCTAGGCTGGGTCTCTTGAGAAGGAGAAGAAGTTGTTCCATTTGTATGAAATGCTGATGAAACTTATTGAAGATGAGAAGAATTCCCGGCACCAGATCTGGGAGTCCGAGATCGAGGTAaccgggagggagggagaggacgTCCCCGTCATTTGTGCACATATTGCACCCATTGAGACACTTTTCGGAACAACCATGGAAAGAATGGAGGTGCCTTGTTTCACCTGGGACTTGAAGGTGTTTCTCACTTCTGTCTCTTCCATCTAAGATCCAGGATATTCTCAAACTTCGAGAGGACGAAGAAGCGGCCAGCAAGCTGAGCGTCTCCATTTACGACACAGAGAGGAACGAGAAGAGCAAAGAACACCGGGAGGCCATGGTAGGTGGTGGAGTTGTGCACGGTATTTGTTTCATCAAACCTTGTTCATAATTCGTGTATTCGTTTTGTATCGTCCATCCGGATGCACGAAATGAATAACGCCATTTTCGGACGAAACAAATGGCGAaacgaaagagaaagctgcacagacaccatgcttgctttcgttttcagaCCAcgtaacaatagttactctgggaccctaagcaggGTCTGATAGAGggttgctttcccattacagatgatgtgtgccaatgggtgttaataaaaatattaattattaataataatactactaattaatgttaatattaatattaattattgttaatattaatattaattattattattaataatattaatattaataaagcttgcaaattgcaacattcttacttgctttaaacagagaagtgttctttctcccactctggacattattccacagatatatatatatatatatatatatatatacacacacacacacacacacacacacacacacacacacacacacacatatacacacacacacacacgccatttggttcactgccaacagacctctgaaaatgccaaccacagatacaggtgaaacgtTAAGTGAGAATGCTGTTGGAACATCaccatacagtctgaaaaactcacagcaacccacatgtTTATAAGTTTTTGAGCACTGGCCTGGCAGAAAGGTGggatatgaagaaaatgatggctGCATCAATGTTGGGTGTAACAATAAAAATCACAGGATTGCTCCCCAAAGACTGAAATAAAAATCTGGCACCTAAAGGAGACCAAAGTTGGCATCAGCTGGGCCTTCTGTAGATATCAGGGAAGATCTTCTCTGTCTTGTGATGTGTAGTTCCCCATCCTTAGAGAAGGGTGCATTGGCTGATCCAGTGCTCTGCTTTCCTTCCGCCAGGAGCGCCAGCTGCAAGAGGAGCGCCAGCGGCAGGTGGAGCAGGAGCTGGACTACCTGGCGCCCTTCCTGATCCAGGTGGGCGGCACGGAGAAGATGACCAAGTGGCTGGCCCTCCGCCTCAAGGAGGACTGCCTCAGCGACTTCAAGCACCGCCTCGTCGACAAGGCCAACCTCATCCAGGCCCGATTCGAGAAGGTACTGCCTCGCTCCGTTCTCCTCCATGCATTGGCATTGGGCGGGGAGTGTCACGATCTTGatagaggatgaggatgatggagGAGAGGGCTTCCTCCCAGTAGCCAAATCAGGGGCAAATGTACAGGGGCAAACCACTTTGGAGGCCACTAATGCTGAGCAGGAGCAGGTCCCTCCTGGCTTGGAGGAAACAGGGCCGAATCAGGCTCTTCAGGGGGAAGAGCAGTTGACTTGCCCTGCCTTCTCCAATTGATGCCATACACCTGAGAAGGTCCAATCGGCTGGCTCAAAAGAGGACCTCTCAGTGGTAAGGGCTTCATTGGGCAGCATAAATAGCTGGCAGCTGCAATAGCTCTTTGCTGAGAGCAACGTCTTGGAAAGAGCTAAAGCCAGTACCTTTGTTGGTGGACTCTGTTTGGATTTTGACTTCCATCTTATTGACACCTTGGAACAGATTCTTGGCTATCCTCCTGTTCGGACTAACTGCTTTGTTTAATTCTGTGCTGTCCCTGACTATGTGCTTGGAGAACGGTTGTGAGCCTAACAGGGAGATGTCCAAAGTAGGCTGTCTTAGATTGCGCCATGATTCTTTGGGTCTGAAAGGACTCCATTCTTATGACCAATTTTCTACTAACTGCTCTGAACACTACTGTTGTGTGGGGAATGAATAAAATTGGCTGATGTTCCCATGTAGGTGGATCAGTGAATAATCCAATCTGGATTTAATTCTGAATGTTAAGGTGCTAGGtatgcgccacagcccagccctagaCTGCTGAAGCTTGGCACTTGCTCAGACCTGAGTCCACTGAAACGCATCTCTCTTTGCAACAGGAAAGTCAGGAGCTCCAGAAGAAGCAGCAGTGGTACCAGCAGAACCAAGCCAACATGACCCTGGAGGACGAGGAGGCCTACCTGAACTACTGCTCAGATGCCATGTTCCGCATCCGCATCTTGGAGGTCCGTCTCAGCAGGTCAGGATTCGGGGACACAGCCTTTGTGGATGGTTTTCGGTTGCTTTTCAAAGATGGCTTTTGGGTTAAGAGGTCTAAATttgggttgtgagtttttcgggctgtatggccatgttccagtgctATTCTGTCCTGagttttcacctgcatctgtggctaatggcatcttcagaggtctgttgaagGTGAGGctagtggagtgtgtgtgtgtgtatatatattgcctAGTtttcagtatacctcacaacctctgaggatgcctgccacaggtgtgggtgaaacatcaggagagaatgcttctggaacatggaaatacagcccgaaagactcacagacACCCAGTTTCTTTGGCTACTTCTAGCACAAGGCTGGGCTGTGAAGAAGACCTGGAATCGCCGAGATGAATGTTCTCACTTCCAGCTCCATGGCTGCACCAGAACGGCCGGGGTGGTGGAGATGAATGTGGGGCAAtggataatactatgtaacaaaatttgaaaaaccttctgttcctggtttgaaagtgttattcctgtttaattgtgcaatccTTACATTGAaaggagttgttatactccagaagcttaatttttgtggctgccacaaacaacattgacttggttgagactcgatgagagattcattggaaaactagagcaaaatgacCAGAAATGCCGGCgaccaaaaggaaggtggaaggaggaagtcctgatggctttttgttatagagaatggagcaacagcacccccttgtggctgaATCCGAACTCAACCTCTAAGGCATCGAAAATTGACTTTGAGCCAACATACCTCCTTCCTGTCTGTTCCGTTCTGTCCTGTCTggccaaacggcattgaatgtttgctgtgtttgtgtactgtgatccgccccgagtccccttccggaaatagatagggcggaatataaatacagtgttgttgttgtatgattgAACATCCAGTAACTGAGCAAACCCAGCTTCACCATGCCACCGGATTCAATGTTTCCACCACCAACTTTCCAATGTgtttgggaaagttccctttttaATGCACAACAGCCCTTCCCATGTACATATGCATGCCATTGCCGGTCAGTAGCCCTGCCTCTGTGGAGATTTGGGGAACCTTCGACACCCACTGAGTCAAATAATCTTCCTCCAAATAATCTCCTGGTGGCATCCATGCCAGTGAATCCACTTTGGGTTTTAGTGTCAACTCTAAAAGAGTTATCAGAGGCACCAAACACATGTTGATGCgctaccttggagagctccttaaaAGGATAAAAACCCGGCGTGGATTCTCCAACCGACTGACATGGCAGCTGCCATTCCCAGGCTAAGCATCCTTCCCCCGTTCTTGCCGTTCTTTCTTCCCTGCTTTCATTCTcgttcttctcctccttctctgcaGGCACAGAGAGAAAGCCTCGCTGAAGTATATGGCTTTGGAAGAGAAACTCTGCAAGGACCCCCGCCTGGCCGAATACCtcaaattttatttttgatttcCTCCGCATTTACGGAGCGCATCGCGTTCCTGGATGTGGTCGTGCAAATAAAGCAGTGGAGGAATGCTTTGCTTACGCTGGCTGGTCTTTCCCATTTTTTCCCATCAAGCATGGGAGTCTCTATGGCAGGAGAGCGCCATGGTCATGTCAAGTGGAGAAACAGCTTCCGAACCAAAGGCTACAACACACTGCAACTCTCTTTCTAACTATATATGTATGTAGTCAGATTTGTCCAAAGTTGCCTTGAAATGGCAATCAGAATTGAGCACAAGTCAACTGTTGGCTGCCGTTTGGGGAAAGCTGACCATTGGGTCTCACTGGAGAACTTTCTACAAAGCACACTTCTGATGACACGTGTAAGTCTGCCAGTGGGATACTATGGCCAG from Anolis carolinensis isolate JA03-04 unplaced genomic scaffold, rAnoCar3.1.pri scaffold_9, whole genome shotgun sequence carries:
- the drc7 gene encoding dynein regulatory complex subunit 7 — translated: METSEEMYNELQVEEEEVEEEEEEDEMSSFNLSDEVQDLEEQLSRIQVHIPEVVYEFDWKSVDTTNLPESYRSNTPKEQLLLQVADNFHRQYAHLCPDREPLFLHPVNECGVEKFVSTTVRPTLLLYSELYNWDGCARFVSDYLTMEPLPSPIAPPGYLYSPTTILRYQRGNCFDFSVLLCSLLVGAGYDAYCVNGYATREICMMDESREECPLLKKSEQVVQEAAVEKPKKYAIKPPRDLNSKYEQQEADKIVATAKAAEDKKRKEEEDKIAEAQKPSPDTLYGLRVHAWVLVLSGKREVPESFFIDPFTGKSYPTTDDHFLGIESVWNHKNYWINMQDCWNACRDLQFDLGDPVRWEFMLLGADKPLLSVPDVDEEEEMGDDEIEMLLKEEEPKSFDMPVSWVQPIQISLKEFETRCPQGKKVIQYKNAKLETWSPYLNANGLVTRLTVYEDLDCTKILEIKEWYKNREDMLNMRELNKRTDWITEYFLPGHAHGLKAHVYKTMELETERTMEFYHETRVDGLEKRVETATDMTEYFVGRSDFLYYKHTEFGKRGKKVTTTATTTDSNARPVVKITERFHRNPSKPADEDVAELIFSILEEKIYLTYHLKKNYITPSKREFSKQSEVDNKGNKIVMTPDMCISYQAGSLEKEKKLFHLYEMLMKLIEDEKNSRHQIWESEIEIQDILKLREDEEAASKLSVSIYDTERNEKSKEHREAMERQLQEERQRQVEQELDYLAPFLIQVGGTEKMTKWLALRLKEDCLSDFKHRLVDKANLIQARFEKESQELQKKQQWYQQNQANMTLEDEEAYLNYCSDAMFRIRILEVRLSRHREKASLKYMALEEKLCKDPRLAEYLKFYF